From Sporosarcina sp. Te-1, the proteins below share one genomic window:
- a CDS encoding DUF6115 domain-containing protein, with amino-acid sequence MVIFLIILFILQLIMFYFISLFYMRMAKLDRLEAKQQKLMTEMDDAIAAYLSELKDENDRLIRMLEMRVDEEKQPSSKDVLKEKAEPVPAQSEVIQNQRPVVPVQVALQSYKNSNSTNPANVDLMPEDDDRTRAIRLQKEGWSVEEIARELGKGKTEIELILKFK; translated from the coding sequence ATGGTCATTTTTTTAATTATTTTATTCATCCTGCAACTTATCATGTTTTACTTTATTTCTCTCTTCTATATGCGTATGGCCAAATTGGACAGGTTGGAAGCAAAACAGCAAAAGCTGATGACTGAAATGGATGATGCCATCGCAGCCTATTTATCCGAATTGAAAGATGAGAATGACCGGTTGATCCGTATGTTGGAAATGCGTGTGGACGAGGAAAAGCAGCCAAGCAGTAAGGATGTATTGAAGGAGAAAGCGGAGCCTGTCCCCGCGCAATCGGAAGTAATTCAAAATCAGAGACCGGTCGTCCCTGTGCAGGTCGCACTTCAGTCATATAAGAACTCTAACTCGACAAACCCCGCAAATGTCGACTTGATGCCTGAAGATGATGATCGGACAAGAGCGATCAGGCTTCAAAAAGAGGGCTGGTCTGTTGAAGAAATCGCACGAGAGCTCGGAAAAGGAAAGACGGAAATTGAATTGATTTTAAAATTCAAGTGA
- a CDS encoding FliA/WhiG family RNA polymerase sigma factor has translation MSNQSMSEEECWRQWLTDRDAEAGDILVRKYTPLVNYHVQRISSGLPRNVSRDDIKSLGFQGLFDALTKFDPGRDLKFDTYASFRIRGTIIDGLRKEDWLPRSAREKSKKMEEEIIKLEQRLLRHATPEEVAQHLGMTVDEVYQTVHENYFSNILSIDERMNDEEEDNQKSFVIKDDTQRTPEQSTVMNELVGDLALKIRQLNKNEQLVLSLFYTEEMTLTEIGEILNLSTSRISQIHSKALFKLRKLLSPEIIDGGIL, from the coding sequence ATGTCCAACCAAAGTATGTCAGAAGAAGAATGTTGGAGGCAATGGTTAACGGATAGGGATGCCGAAGCGGGCGATATACTCGTTCGCAAATATACACCTCTCGTTAATTACCATGTGCAGCGAATCAGCTCAGGGCTTCCGCGGAATGTTTCGCGAGATGACATTAAAAGTTTGGGGTTTCAAGGCCTGTTCGATGCATTGACTAAGTTCGATCCAGGTCGTGACCTGAAATTTGATACGTATGCTTCTTTTCGAATACGCGGTACGATCATCGATGGTCTTCGTAAAGAAGATTGGCTGCCACGATCTGCGAGAGAAAAATCAAAGAAGATGGAAGAAGAAATCATAAAATTGGAACAGCGTCTGCTCCGGCACGCGACGCCGGAAGAGGTGGCGCAGCATCTCGGAATGACCGTGGATGAGGTATATCAGACCGTACACGAAAATTATTTTTCCAATATTTTATCGATAGATGAGAGAATGAACGATGAGGAAGAGGATAACCAAAAGTCCTTTGTCATTAAGGATGATACACAAAGAACGCCGGAACAAAGCACAGTGATGAATGAACTGGTTGGAGATCTCGCTTTGAAAATCAGGCAACTGAACAAAAATGAACAGCTTGTCTTGAGTCTGTTTTATACAGAGGAGATGACGTTGACGGAAATTGGCGAGATCCTTAATCTTTCCACCTCACGTATTTCACAAATCCATTCCAAGGCACTATTCAAGCTGCGTAAATTGCTGTCACCTGAAATTATCGACGGGGGGATCCTATGA
- a CDS encoding chemotaxis protein CheD has translation MTALKSVVRVGIADLNIVREPDTIRTSGLGSCVGVVLYDEKKRIAGLLHVMLPDSSLGKSDKLNMAKFADTGIYALMEALKAEGVRPLSLKAKIAGGAQMFQFGSSDTIRIGPRNVEAVKKELGRLSIPIVAEDTGGSSGRTIEFDPATSILNIRTVNAGTREI, from the coding sequence ATGACGGCTCTAAAGAGTGTTGTTCGGGTAGGCATTGCCGATTTGAACATTGTACGCGAGCCTGACACAATCAGGACTTCAGGTCTTGGTTCATGTGTTGGTGTCGTTTTATATGATGAAAAAAAGAGAATTGCCGGCCTTTTACATGTCATGCTTCCGGATTCGAGTCTAGGCAAGTCAGACAAACTCAATATGGCGAAATTCGCGGATACTGGAATCTACGCGCTGATGGAAGCATTGAAAGCAGAAGGGGTGCGTCCCTTATCGCTTAAAGCAAAAATCGCTGGTGGCGCCCAGATGTTCCAATTCGGCTCCAGTGATACGATCCGAATCGGTCCTCGCAATGTCGAAGCCGTGAAAAAGGAGCTCGGCCGACTGTCCATTCCGATTGTCGCCGAAGACACAGGAGGATCCAGCGGCAGGACGATTGAGTTTGATCCGGCCACAAGCATCCTCAATATCCGGACAGTGAACGCAGGGACTCGTGAAATTTGA
- a CDS encoding chemotaxis protein CheC — translation MSTENPITDMHLDVLKEIGNIGAAHAATSLSQLLGRKIDMHVPNVRLVSFDEMFEMAGGPEKIVAGIYLRIEGDLSGSMFFVLPIESANHFIQRLIGDSSFDFNQNPIPEMGVSAMQELGNILSGSYLSALSDFTGLNIYPTVPSLSVDMVGAIVSFGLIEVSQYSDEVIVINTRLHEEDEDGSSSVDGHFFLLPDPPSYLTIFRSLGVL, via the coding sequence ATGAGTACTGAAAATCCGATCACTGATATGCATTTGGATGTGCTCAAGGAAATCGGAAATATAGGGGCAGCACATGCTGCCACCTCATTATCCCAACTGCTAGGCAGGAAAATCGATATGCATGTGCCGAATGTGCGGCTCGTTTCCTTTGATGAGATGTTTGAAATGGCTGGCGGACCCGAGAAAATAGTGGCGGGCATTTATTTACGGATCGAAGGCGATTTGTCGGGCAGCATGTTTTTCGTTCTTCCAATAGAATCCGCTAATCATTTCATCCAGAGACTCATTGGTGACAGCTCATTTGATTTCAATCAAAATCCGATTCCGGAAATGGGTGTGTCGGCTATGCAGGAATTGGGCAATATTCTGTCAGGTTCCTATTTGTCAGCCCTGTCGGATTTTACTGGTCTTAATATCTACCCTACGGTCCCTTCGTTAAGTGTCGATATGGTTGGCGCCATTGTCAGCTTCGGGCTTATTGAAGTTTCTCAGTACAGTGATGAAGTCATTGTTATTAATACGAGACTGCACGAAGAAGACGAGGATGGATCCTCTAGTGTGGACGGCCATTTCTTCCTATTGCCTGATCCCCCATCCTATTTGACCATTTTTCGTTCATTAGGTGTGTTGTGA
- a CDS encoding chemotaxis protein CheW — protein MTELVGQDTVKFIVFQLLDKEYAMEVDVVEGIEKLMSITRVPKTPSYVKGVINLRGVVTPIVDLRERFGLEAKKMDDNNRIIIVSLQDFEVGLIVDAANDVIDIPLRSIEPQPEVVGSVESEFISGVVKLDKRLLVMLNLDKVLQPLKRVSSDEY, from the coding sequence ATGACAGAGTTAGTCGGACAAGATACAGTTAAATTTATTGTATTCCAACTACTGGATAAAGAATATGCGATGGAAGTCGATGTTGTTGAAGGAATTGAAAAACTGATGTCCATCACCCGTGTTCCGAAAACACCTTCTTATGTAAAAGGAGTTATTAATTTACGAGGGGTTGTAACTCCGATTGTGGACTTGCGCGAACGCTTTGGATTGGAAGCCAAGAAGATGGATGATAACAACCGGATCATTATCGTCTCGTTGCAAGATTTCGAAGTGGGCCTCATCGTAGATGCAGCGAACGATGTCATCGATATTCCGCTTCGTTCCATTGAGCCCCAGCCGGAAGTTGTCGGCTCGGTGGAGTCCGAATTCATTTCCGGTGTAGTGAAGTTGGATAAACGCCTTCTGGTCATGCTGAATCTCGACAAAGTTCTACAGCCGTTGAAACGGGTGTCTTCTGATGAGTACTGA
- a CDS encoding chemotaxis protein CheA yields METNQYLEMFLDESKEHLQSCNEHLLELENNPQDLAIVNEIFRSAHTLKGMSATMGYEDIADLTHKMENVLDAIRNSKIEVTTEILDVVFKAVDYLEEMVLDIEAGGTGKKDVSELVSILNRIEAGESIPNDSSAAETAAAVMEVEMNNASAPSMEYDEFELTVIGQSSEQGFQAYEVTVELREDCLLKAARVFMVFEILEKSGEVIKSIPNVEQLENEDFDEKFTVVLLTKEDVSAISAKVMKVSEVEHVQVMPISVNALKEEKRAKEEQASKAVVEEKENKQEPVKEAAAKQQSKRGSAASHSNKTIRVNIDRLDVLMNLFEELVIDRGRLQSIASELHNPDLNETVERMTRVSGDLQNIILNMRMIPVETVFNRFPKMVRQLARDLDKKIKLEIIGAETELDRTVIDEIGDPLVHLIRNALDHGVESPAERIAKGKPEEGTVTLRAYHSGNHVFIELEDDGAGVNRERVLAKALERGIITEESAATLTDKQVAELILASGFSTAEKITDVSGRGVGLDVVKSTIESLGGYISIDSKEGQGSLFQVQLPLTLSIISVMLVELDKDIYAIPLSSIIETAIIQTSDIMNAHNQKVIDFRGSIVPLVNLKDIFEMEDADGRSDGFQSVVIVRKGEKLAGLVVDSFIGQQEIVLKSLGNYLQSVFAISGATILGNGQVALIVDCNALIK; encoded by the coding sequence ATGGAAACCAATCAATACTTGGAAATGTTTCTTGATGAAAGTAAGGAGCATCTCCAATCATGCAACGAACATTTGTTGGAGCTTGAAAATAATCCGCAAGATTTGGCGATTGTAAATGAAATTTTTCGATCTGCTCATACATTAAAAGGCATGTCCGCGACGATGGGCTATGAGGACATAGCGGACTTGACACATAAAATGGAAAACGTATTGGATGCAATCCGGAATTCGAAGATTGAAGTGACGACTGAGATATTGGATGTTGTATTCAAAGCGGTTGATTATTTGGAAGAAATGGTACTGGACATCGAAGCTGGAGGTACCGGCAAGAAAGACGTATCTGAACTAGTATCCATCTTGAACCGGATAGAAGCGGGTGAATCTATTCCGAACGACTCTTCAGCCGCCGAAACAGCAGCTGCTGTCATGGAGGTTGAAATGAACAATGCATCCGCTCCTTCTATGGAGTATGATGAGTTCGAATTAACTGTAATCGGACAATCGTCTGAGCAGGGGTTCCAAGCGTACGAAGTAACTGTTGAGTTGCGAGAGGACTGCCTATTAAAAGCGGCTCGTGTATTTATGGTCTTTGAAATACTGGAGAAGTCCGGTGAAGTAATTAAATCGATACCAAATGTCGAGCAGCTGGAAAATGAAGATTTTGACGAGAAATTTACTGTTGTATTATTGACAAAAGAGGATGTTAGCGCAATTTCTGCCAAAGTTATGAAGGTGTCAGAGGTAGAGCATGTTCAAGTTATGCCGATATCTGTAAATGCTTTGAAGGAAGAGAAGCGTGCGAAGGAAGAACAAGCTTCCAAGGCCGTTGTGGAAGAGAAGGAAAACAAACAAGAGCCAGTGAAAGAAGCAGCCGCGAAACAGCAAAGCAAAAGAGGTTCAGCAGCTAGTCATTCGAATAAGACAATACGTGTGAACATCGATCGCTTGGATGTTTTAATGAACTTATTTGAAGAACTGGTGATTGACCGGGGGCGTCTGCAGTCGATTGCAAGTGAACTGCACAATCCGGATTTAAATGAAACCGTGGAAAGAATGACACGAGTTTCCGGAGATCTTCAGAACATTATTTTGAATATGAGAATGATTCCCGTGGAAACGGTATTCAATCGTTTCCCTAAAATGGTTCGACAGTTGGCCAGGGACTTGGATAAAAAAATCAAATTGGAGATCATCGGTGCAGAAACAGAATTGGACCGGACCGTGATCGATGAAATCGGGGATCCGCTCGTTCATCTCATACGCAATGCGTTAGATCATGGAGTCGAAAGTCCGGCAGAGCGAATTGCAAAAGGCAAACCTGAAGAAGGGACTGTCACATTGCGTGCCTACCATTCAGGTAACCATGTCTTTATCGAATTGGAAGATGACGGGGCGGGGGTTAACCGGGAACGTGTGCTTGCCAAGGCGTTGGAGAGGGGTATTATAACAGAAGAATCAGCTGCAACGTTAACTGATAAACAAGTGGCTGAACTCATTTTGGCTTCCGGTTTTTCAACTGCTGAAAAGATTACAGATGTCTCAGGACGGGGCGTCGGGCTCGACGTGGTGAAGAGTACAATTGAATCATTGGGCGGCTATATCTCCATTGATTCCAAAGAAGGGCAAGGTTCCCTTTTCCAAGTACAGCTTCCGTTGACGCTGTCGATCATATCGGTCATGTTGGTGGAATTGGATAAGGATATTTATGCTATCCCGTTATCATCCATCATTGAAACAGCGATCATCCAAACTTCTGATATTATGAATGCTCACAATCAAAAGGTCATTGACTTCCGAGGAAGTATTGTCCCATTAGTCAACCTGAAGGATATATTTGAAATGGAAGATGCAGATGGACGCTCCGACGGGTTCCAATCTGTCGTCATTGTTCGAAAGGGCGAGAAACTAGCTGGACTGGTCGTGGATTCTTTTATAGGCCAGCAGGAAATCGTATTGAAATCCCTTGGCAACTACTTGCAGAGTGTCTTTGCCATTTCAGGAGCCACCATTCTTGGAAATGGTCAAGTCGCTCTCATCGTAGACTGCAACGCATTAATAAAATAG
- a CDS encoding chemotaxis response regulator protein-glutamate methylesterase produces MRDVRKKVLIVDDSAFMRKLISEMLSSHPELEVIGTARNGREALEKVQLLKPDVVSMDIEMPVLNGLEALKRIMETNPVPIVMLSSTTEIGAANTIIAMEYGAVDFVAKPGGPISLNLKDVEREIVEKVVAASKAKITALTTTAAANRNVTRDTVLIPSKEEQSPHLVQLNSALQKKKYTKSTNTFVIIGTSTGGPRALQEVLTKLPSDIGVPILVVQHMPPGFTKSLADRLDGLSGIHVKEASDGELLVPGTAYIAPGGKHLKISKIGTAFCVRLDAEELPRMGHRPSVDVLFESAAAIRDARFVAIVMTGMGHDGKAGMQLVKKSGNAICIAESEKTSVIYGMPKAIIESGLADQVVDLQDIASTIVESLKQ; encoded by the coding sequence ATGCGAGACGTTCGAAAAAAAGTTCTTATTGTTGATGATTCTGCTTTTATGAGGAAATTGATCTCTGAAATGCTTTCTTCCCATCCTGAACTAGAAGTGATTGGGACGGCCCGGAATGGAAGAGAAGCATTGGAAAAAGTTCAGTTATTAAAACCTGATGTTGTGTCGATGGACATAGAAATGCCCGTGCTTAATGGACTGGAAGCGCTGAAACGTATAATGGAAACAAATCCTGTACCAATTGTCATGCTTTCCAGTACAACAGAAATAGGTGCGGCCAATACGATAATAGCCATGGAATATGGAGCTGTTGACTTTGTTGCAAAGCCGGGTGGGCCCATATCTTTGAATTTAAAGGATGTGGAAAGGGAAATTGTCGAGAAAGTGGTTGCGGCTTCAAAAGCGAAGATTACCGCGTTGACAACAACAGCAGCAGCCAACCGGAATGTTACTCGGGACACTGTTCTCATCCCATCAAAAGAGGAGCAATCCCCCCATTTAGTGCAATTGAATTCAGCCCTACAGAAGAAAAAGTATACCAAATCGACTAATACTTTTGTTATAATAGGTACATCGACCGGGGGGCCGAGAGCACTACAAGAGGTTTTGACAAAATTACCATCCGACATCGGTGTGCCTATTTTAGTAGTGCAGCATATGCCGCCCGGTTTCACTAAATCATTGGCTGATCGCTTGGATGGGCTTAGCGGCATTCATGTCAAGGAGGCTTCGGACGGCGAGTTGCTCGTCCCAGGGACGGCTTATATTGCTCCTGGAGGTAAACATTTAAAAATCTCAAAAATTGGGACCGCTTTTTGTGTCCGTTTAGACGCCGAGGAACTGCCGAGAATGGGACATCGACCATCTGTGGATGTGTTGTTCGAATCAGCCGCCGCCATTCGGGATGCCCGCTTTGTTGCAATCGTCATGACAGGCATGGGCCATGATGGAAAAGCCGGCATGCAACTAGTAAAAAAGAGCGGTAATGCCATTTGCATAGCCGAGTCGGAAAAAACTTCCGTCATTTACGGGATGCCAAAAGCGATCATTGAATCAGGACTTGCCGATCAGGTCGTTGATTTACAAGACATCGCATCGACAATCGTGGAAAGCCTAAAACAATAA
- a CDS encoding MinD/ParA family protein: MRDQAEALRLKMLKAQGSLARSIAVVSGKGGVGKSNFSTNFAYALQISGKKVIIVDMDIGMGNIHILLGAAPAYSLKDYVSGQRSLEEVVTIDSDGLAFISGGSGLDSVLDWSEEMFSRLLEAFGQLQKEFDFILFDMGAGATQSSIDLIVAVDEVIVISTTEPTSITDAYSMMKFIFLQDQEKHFHLVSNRVAKQEEGLEAARRLQFAMSKFLNKETTVLGYLPEDPVVHTSVVAQKPFILLHPEAPVSKKMRSIATAFAGIPREVEDAREQSFLGRLKSLFSRGRG, from the coding sequence ATGCGTGATCAAGCCGAAGCATTACGTCTTAAAATGTTGAAGGCCCAAGGCAGCTTGGCCCGCTCGATTGCTGTTGTCAGCGGTAAGGGCGGTGTAGGAAAATCGAATTTCTCGACTAATTTTGCATATGCTCTTCAAATTTCCGGTAAGAAAGTGATCATAGTTGATATGGATATCGGAATGGGCAATATCCATATTTTGCTCGGGGCTGCTCCTGCATATAGTTTAAAAGATTATGTAAGCGGGCAGAGATCGCTTGAAGAGGTCGTCACTATAGATTCAGATGGACTGGCTTTCATATCGGGCGGGTCTGGTCTAGACAGCGTCCTTGACTGGTCAGAGGAAATGTTTAGCCGTTTGTTGGAAGCTTTTGGGCAATTGCAAAAAGAGTTTGACTTCATCCTGTTTGATATGGGCGCTGGAGCGACCCAAAGCTCGATAGATCTCATCGTTGCGGTCGATGAAGTCATTGTCATTTCAACAACGGAACCCACTTCCATTACAGACGCATATTCCATGATGAAGTTCATCTTTCTACAAGATCAAGAGAAACACTTCCATTTAGTTAGCAATCGTGTTGCTAAACAGGAAGAGGGATTGGAAGCCGCAAGACGACTCCAATTTGCGATGTCGAAATTTTTAAATAAAGAAACGACCGTCTTAGGTTACTTGCCGGAAGATCCGGTTGTCCATACTTCTGTTGTTGCCCAGAAGCCTTTTATCCTCTTGCATCCAGAAGCTCCAGTCTCAAAGAAGATGAGGTCTATTGCGACCGCATTTGCCGGGATTCCAAGAGAAGTAGAGGATGCGAGGGAACAAAGCTTCTTAGGCCGGTTAAAAAGTCTTTTTTCGAGAGGACGTGGGTAG
- the flhF gene encoding flagellar biosynthesis protein FlhF, producing MKMKKYTANTMVEVMKKVRADFGDDAVILSSNVVKSKGFLGLFQKKSVEVVAGFDEPAVKPFHSAAAHVTEPTSEIAAAKPDLDLNKEVKEMKRLLKQMQHSNRMDHYPDDLKPLLAHLERQGLDRALIDRIGNGIFTKMKTEKRDFSIAEQVDETKAILREEFRNLKFGGTAFSKKFVNVLGPTGVGKTTTIAKIAARALLERKKKIGFITTDTYRIAAIEQLRTYANLLQAPVEVAYNADDFQTAIEKLADRDLLFIDTAGRNYKEEKFVRDLQSLVDFSLEMELYLVLSVTSKEEDMKAIIDQFKTLPVEQFIFTKVDETGSIGPIFNLMKEYQMGVAYYTDGQEVPEDLEEATLDTLISLLVKGVSHA from the coding sequence ATGAAGATGAAAAAGTATACTGCCAATACCATGGTCGAAGTGATGAAAAAAGTCAGGGCAGACTTTGGCGATGACGCGGTCATTCTAAGTTCAAATGTGGTCAAATCTAAAGGCTTTCTCGGGTTGTTTCAAAAAAAATCCGTTGAAGTTGTAGCTGGGTTTGATGAGCCAGCAGTAAAGCCGTTTCATTCGGCAGCTGCCCACGTTACGGAACCGACTTCCGAGATAGCCGCAGCTAAACCAGATCTTGATTTGAATAAAGAAGTGAAAGAAATGAAACGGCTGCTTAAACAAATGCAGCATTCAAACCGAATGGACCATTATCCGGATGACCTAAAGCCCTTGCTTGCCCATTTGGAGCGTCAGGGCCTGGACCGGGCTTTAATTGATCGGATTGGGAATGGGATTTTCACAAAAATGAAAACCGAGAAGAGAGATTTCTCTATTGCTGAACAGGTTGATGAAACAAAGGCAATCCTTAGGGAGGAATTTCGAAATCTGAAGTTCGGTGGAACAGCTTTCTCCAAAAAATTTGTCAATGTGCTCGGACCGACAGGAGTCGGAAAGACGACAACCATTGCCAAAATTGCGGCTCGTGCCTTATTGGAACGAAAAAAGAAAATCGGTTTCATTACAACAGATACGTACCGAATCGCTGCAATTGAACAATTGCGCACCTATGCGAATCTCTTGCAAGCACCGGTCGAAGTTGCCTATAACGCGGATGATTTCCAAACGGCAATTGAAAAGCTCGCAGACCGTGATCTTTTATTTATTGATACAGCAGGACGGAATTACAAAGAAGAGAAGTTTGTTCGTGACTTGCAGTCACTCGTTGATTTTTCTTTGGAAATGGAATTGTATCTCGTGCTTTCAGTTACGTCTAAAGAGGAAGATATGAAAGCGATCATCGATCAATTCAAAACATTACCGGTCGAGCAGTTCATCTTTACAAAAGTGGATGAAACAGGTTCGATTGGCCCGATTTTCAACTTAATGAAAGAATATCAGATGGGCGTCGCGTATTATACGGACGGTCAAGAAGTGCCCGAGGATCTGGAGGAAGCCACTTTGGATACTCTCATTTCCCTGCTGGTAAAAGGTGTTTCCCATGCGTGA
- the flhA gene encoding flagellar biosynthesis protein FlhA — MQFRDIGVLAAVIMIVAMLVIPLPPWLLSFLIIINITLALLVLLTAMNMQEALQFSIFPSLLLLLTLFRLGLNVSTTRAILSEGDAGGVVDTFGTFVTGGNIVVGLVVFVILIIIQFIVITKGSERVSEVAARFTLDAMPGKQMSIDADLNAGMISETEARMRREKVSNEADFYGAMDGATKFVKGDAIAGIIIVIINLLVGMIIGVAQMGLPFAEAATQFSRLTVGDGIVSQIPALLISTATGIVVTRAASEGNLGSDITKQLLGQPKLLYVAAATIALLGLATPINDVVTIPIAAALAAGAYFMSRKPEEDPEELFEMEEEVETEGMKSPENVVNLLNVDPIEFEFGYGLIPLVDAQQGGDLLDRVVMIRRQLALELGLVIPVVRIRDNIQLQPNEYRIKIKGNEMARGELLLDHYLAMSPGGDDSIEGIDTIEPSFGLPAKWITEAVKEDAEIMGYTVVDPPSVVSTHLTEVIRANAADLIGRQETKQLVDHVRETYPILVDELTPTPLSIGEIQKVLAKLLNEHVSIRNLPIIFETLADYSKYTSDVDLLTEYVRQSLARQITNQYSAAGQSLKVLTVSGKVEKLIADNIQQTEQGNYLSLDPSISQNILESIAREVERVALLDQSPIILCSPAIRMYLRQITERYFPQIPVLSYNELEASIEVQSVGVVDI, encoded by the coding sequence ATGCAGTTTAGAGATATAGGAGTGTTAGCAGCCGTCATTATGATTGTTGCGATGCTCGTCATCCCATTGCCGCCTTGGCTGCTTAGTTTTTTGATCATAATTAATATCACATTAGCCCTGCTCGTCCTGTTGACGGCGATGAATATGCAGGAGGCGTTGCAGTTTTCGATCTTCCCCTCGCTCTTATTGTTATTGACACTATTCCGACTAGGTCTGAATGTGTCAACGACTCGGGCCATTTTATCCGAAGGGGATGCTGGTGGGGTTGTTGATACGTTCGGAACGTTCGTAACCGGAGGCAATATTGTTGTCGGACTCGTAGTATTTGTCATCTTGATCATCATCCAGTTTATCGTTATTACAAAAGGTTCGGAACGGGTTTCTGAAGTGGCAGCCCGTTTCACGCTAGATGCGATGCCTGGGAAACAGATGAGTATTGATGCCGACTTGAACGCAGGCATGATTTCGGAAACGGAAGCGCGCATGCGGAGAGAAAAGGTCAGCAACGAAGCGGATTTCTATGGAGCGATGGACGGAGCGACCAAATTTGTTAAAGGGGATGCGATTGCAGGGATCATTATTGTCATCATTAACTTGCTTGTCGGGATGATTATAGGTGTCGCTCAAATGGGATTGCCATTTGCCGAAGCTGCTACTCAGTTTTCCCGGCTTACGGTAGGTGATGGTATCGTATCCCAGATTCCTGCACTTCTCATTTCCACGGCAACCGGTATCGTTGTTACCCGTGCGGCATCAGAAGGCAACCTTGGTTCAGATATTACCAAGCAGCTTTTAGGACAACCAAAATTGCTCTATGTTGCGGCTGCCACGATTGCATTACTCGGATTAGCTACGCCAATCAATGATGTTGTCACAATTCCGATCGCCGCGGCGTTAGCGGCGGGTGCCTATTTCATGTCACGTAAGCCAGAGGAAGATCCTGAGGAATTGTTTGAGATGGAGGAAGAAGTCGAGACAGAAGGAATGAAGAGTCCGGAAAATGTCGTGAACTTGTTGAACGTTGATCCAATTGAATTTGAATTTGGATACGGACTCATCCCTCTTGTAGATGCTCAACAAGGCGGAGATCTGTTGGACCGTGTCGTGATGATCCGCAGACAGTTGGCATTGGAACTAGGTCTCGTGATTCCGGTTGTGCGTATCCGGGATAATATACAATTACAGCCGAATGAATATCGAATTAAGATTAAGGGAAATGAAATGGCTCGGGGAGAATTGCTATTAGATCATTATTTGGCAATGAGCCCAGGCGGAGATGATTCAATTGAAGGCATTGACACGATTGAACCGTCATTCGGCCTCCCGGCAAAGTGGATTACTGAAGCTGTTAAAGAAGATGCCGAAATTATGGGCTACACGGTTGTTGATCCGCCAAGTGTTGTTTCCACCCATTTGACGGAAGTGATCCGAGCGAATGCAGCGGATTTAATCGGCCGACAAGAAACCAAGCAACTCGTGGACCATGTTCGCGAAACGTACCCAATCCTTGTTGATGAGTTGACACCTACCCCGTTATCAATTGGTGAGATTCAAAAAGTTTTGGCCAAGTTGTTAAACGAGCATGTCTCTATTCGTAATCTACCAATTATTTTCGAAACATTGGCCGATTACTCGAAATATACCTCGGATGTAGATTTATTAACGGAGTACGTCAGGCAGTCATTAGCGAGACAAATTACCAATCAATATTCTGCAGCCGGTCAGTCATTAAAAGTACTTACTGTCTCAGGAAAAGTAGAGAAGCTGATAGCGGACAATATCCAACAAACGGAACAGGGGAATTATCTATCTCTGGATCCATCTATTTCTCAAAACATATTGGAGTCAATTGCGCGGGAAGTGGAAAGAGTCGCGTTGTTGGATCAATCACCGATTATATTATGTTCACCAGCAATTCGTATGTATTTAAGGCAAATAACGGAACGGTATTTCCCGCAAATTCCGGTCTTGTCTTACAATGAGCTGGAAGCTTCGATAGAAGTACAAAGTGTTGGGGTGGTGGATATTTAA